The window ATTTAAAAGATTATGGGGTAGAGGCCTATTCTTTTAAAAATGCTTCACCTTCTATTGTAAAAGCAATAGCCGATGCATCTAAATATGAAGAAACTATCATCAGGTTTCCGGAAGGACGGATAGATCTGTGGCCTGATGGTACCCGGAATAAGGAATATTATGTGTCAAATGCTACAGAATCTGATACGCTGAGCAAAGAGAAAAGCATAGGAATCCTTTTGGAGAATATGACGAATGTTACCTTGGAAGGAAATAAGACCTTCATTGTAGCTCATGGTAAAATGATACATATAGCTATAGACAATTGTAAGAATATAAAAGTAAAAGGTTTGTCTTTTGATTATGAAAGACCCACCATGTCAGAAATGAAAATTTTAAAAGCAGATGATGCCGGGGTCATTGCAGAAGTTCACCGGGATTCGAAATATATTATCAGAAACGAGAAATTAATATGGTATGGAGATGGATGGAAAGCGGCAGATGTAAATACGATTCGTTTCGATCCAAGATTTGAAGGTATGTATTACGATTCATGGAAGCCTTTCAAAAATTCAAAAGTAACAGACCTGGGCAATGGCAAACTAATGTTTAAAGGAGATTTTTCAAAAGCAGACTTTAAGGAAGGAGATATAATGACCATGCGGGATACTTACAGAGACTGTGTCGGTATATTGAACCATTATTCCAAAGAGCTGCTTTTTGAAGATATTCATCTTCATTATATGCACGGAATGGGGGTGGTGAGTCAATTTTGTGAGAATATTGTCATGAATAGCATTAACGGGCAGCCCAGGAGAGCATCGGGAAGGAAGATAGCTGCCTTTGCAGATTTTTTACATTTTTCAGGGTGTCATGGAAAAATTACTGTAGAAAACAGCTTGTTTTCGGGTTCTCATGACGATTGTATCAACGTGCACGGTACTCATTTAAGAATTGTTAATGCTGAAAAAAATAAGATCAGGGTAAGGTTTATGCATCATCAGACATGGAATATAAAGGCTTTTGATATAGGGGACACCATTGGATTTGTAGATAATAAAACCCTGTTGGTTTATGAAAAAGCACAAGTAAAGTCTGTAAAGAAACTATCTGAAAGAGCAATTG of the Zhouia spongiae genome contains:
- a CDS encoding right-handed parallel beta-helix repeat-containing protein is translated as MRKGKLNCKVLKIIVFIIVCVSHSDAQKIIDLKDYGVEAYSFKNASPSIVKAIADASKYEETIIRFPEGRIDLWPDGTRNKEYYVSNATESDTLSKEKSIGILLENMTNVTLEGNKTFIVAHGKMIHIAIDNCKNIKVKGLSFDYERPTMSEMKILKADDAGVIAEVHRDSKYIIRNEKLIWYGDGWKAADVNTIRFDPRFEGMYYDSWKPFKNSKVTDLGNGKLMFKGDFSKADFKEGDIMTMRDTYRDCVGILNHYSKELLFEDIHLHYMHGMGVVSQFCENIVMNSINGQPRRASGRKIAAFADFLHFSGCHGKITVENSLFSGSHDDCINVHGTHLRIVNAEKNKIRVRFMHHQTWNIKAFDIGDTIGFVDNKTLLVYEKAQVKSVKKLSERAIELEIDRNVPKQLADKHCVENISKTPEVLIRNNRFEHTNTRGVLLTTRKKAVITGNIFYKTGMHAILIADDCNFWYESGPVKDVTISENKFIQCGYNSYPKSYAIAIMPETHDFEKDRFVHSNIKIIDNEFDISSPQVLFARSTNTLLFKGNVINEVLQDKFKVSTDPMFFLEHCQKVILDNNDLKNVNFQKDIYVNEMTKKDIKIKDSGDFTFN